A region of Candidatus Binatus sp. DNA encodes the following proteins:
- a CDS encoding energy-coupling factor transporter ATPase, with amino-acid sequence MKIDAAIVSGTRGPHAVRVQGVTFTYHGADRPALRAVSFVQSAGEMIGVMGASGAGKSTLAKCLNRIIPEFEDGDFRGAIEIAGEPLEHLRVCDVAPKVGMVFQDFESQLFSTNVAHEVAFAMEQVGMERAEMDRRIIPALEAVGLRGFEHRDPMSLSGGEKQRLAIASVLALRPSVIVLDEPTTDLDPEGRAEVFELIARLRAQGLSLIVIEHESEELRAADRIMILREGEIAADGPPAEVFARTDLLRECGVRPPGLSHALKLLGIDAQAQSVEQAYDAIVRAYPRLAATFVGNIPDPRAPEPPATAENASIGSAFMAIEDVSFSYGDGPRVLDSIDLRVEAGDFIAIVGQNGSGKTTLAKQIVGLLQPATGRVIIEGKDRAQMRPAETAREVAYVFQNPDHQIFAATVQEEVAFGPRNFGLADGEIRRRCDEALEAVGLQNERGSDPFLLSKGERQRLAVASVLVLRPRMLILDEPTTGLDHREQLRMMALVRDLNRAGIAIVIITHTPWLVAEYARRVVLLRKGAKIFDGGVREFFMQDELLRSSSFRAPEITELGRRFGTLALTTGEFVAWARGRA; translated from the coding sequence GTGAAAATCGACGCGGCAATTGTTTCAGGAACTCGCGGCCCGCACGCAGTTCGGGTCCAGGGCGTCACGTTTACCTATCACGGCGCCGATCGTCCGGCCCTTCGAGCGGTGAGCTTCGTGCAGTCGGCCGGTGAGATGATCGGCGTGATGGGCGCGTCGGGCGCGGGCAAGTCCACGCTCGCCAAATGCCTCAATCGCATCATCCCGGAGTTCGAGGACGGCGATTTTCGCGGCGCGATCGAAATCGCAGGCGAGCCGCTCGAGCATCTTCGCGTCTGCGACGTCGCGCCGAAGGTGGGCATGGTCTTCCAGGATTTCGAGTCGCAATTGTTTTCGACCAACGTCGCGCATGAAGTCGCGTTCGCGATGGAACAGGTCGGCATGGAGCGCGCCGAGATGGACCGGCGAATCATTCCCGCGCTGGAGGCGGTTGGACTGCGCGGCTTCGAGCATCGCGATCCCATGTCGCTGTCGGGCGGCGAGAAGCAGCGGCTGGCGATCGCGTCGGTGCTGGCGTTGCGACCGTCGGTTATCGTGCTCGACGAGCCGACCACCGATCTCGATCCCGAGGGCAGGGCGGAAGTGTTCGAGTTGATCGCCCGGCTGCGCGCGCAAGGCTTGAGCCTGATCGTAATCGAGCACGAGTCCGAGGAGCTGCGCGCCGCCGATCGGATAATGATATTGCGCGAGGGGGAAATCGCCGCGGACGGTCCGCCTGCCGAGGTCTTTGCGCGCACCGACCTGCTCAGGGAATGCGGCGTGCGTCCGCCCGGACTGAGCCACGCACTCAAACTGCTCGGAATCGACGCACAAGCGCAAAGCGTCGAGCAGGCTTACGACGCGATCGTGCGCGCCTACCCGCGTCTGGCCGCAACTTTTGTTGGCAACATCCCCGATCCCCGCGCACCCGAACCTCCGGCGACTGCCGAAAACGCCTCGATCGGCTCCGCGTTTATGGCAATCGAGGATGTGAGCTTCAGCTACGGGGACGGGCCGCGCGTGCTCGATTCGATCGATCTCAGAGTCGAAGCCGGCGACTTCATCGCGATCGTCGGGCAGAACGGCTCCGGCAAAACCACGCTGGCCAAGCAAATTGTCGGTCTGCTCCAGCCGGCGACGGGCCGCGTGATAATCGAAGGCAAGGATCGCGCGCAGATGCGGCCGGCCGAGACGGCGCGCGAAGTCGCGTACGTTTTCCAGAATCCGGACCATCAGATTTTCGCCGCCACGGTTCAGGAGGAAGTCGCGTTCGGCCCGCGCAACTTCGGCCTGGCGGACGGCGAGATTCGGCGCCGATGCGATGAAGCGCTCGAGGCGGTCGGCCTTCAAAACGAGCGCGGGAGCGACCCGTTCCTGCTCAGCAAGGGCGAGCGCCAGCGCCTGGCGGTTGCGAGCGTGCTGGTGCTCAGGCCGCGGATGCTGATTCTCGACGAACCGACCACCGGGCTGGACCATCGCGAGCAGCTTCGGATGATGGCGCTGGTGCGGGATCTCAACCGCGCCGGAATCGCGATCGTGATCATCACCCATACGCCGTGGCTGGTCGCGGAGTATGCGCGGCGCGTGGTGCTGCTGCGCAAAGGCGCCAAGATTTTCGACGGCGGCGTGCGCGAGTTTTTCATGCAGGACGAACTGCTGCGCTCGTCGTCATTCCGGGCGCCGGAGATCACCGAGCTCGGCCGCCGCTTCGGCACGCTGGCGCTGACGACCGGCGAATTCGTCGCGTGGGCCAGGGGGCGCGCCTGA
- a CDS encoding energy-coupling factor transporter transmembrane component T: MPIYLYIDRGTFVHRLHPTVKVFALFVMFWSVYWVDNPIALLIPIGVLMLWVAQLTDSWPNFYRLRWLFAILVFTTTIAWMVFYRRGAVLVNVPIFHVSRLSLVFGVGRGIKLAELLAASVLFLSTTKIEEFTYGLQRMRVPYRVGFAISLSFRLVPLFIDSAVTIVDAQRLRGYDFNQGGPIERVRRYVPVVIPVFMGALRKANNMAMALEARGFGFSHEPTTFIEYQVTPADIAAFAFLIGLGALYFMLYWTGLGGIGPLK, from the coding sequence ATGCCGATTTATCTGTACATCGATCGCGGCACGTTCGTTCATCGGCTGCACCCGACGGTCAAGGTGTTTGCGCTGTTCGTCATGTTCTGGTCGGTGTACTGGGTGGACAATCCGATCGCGCTGCTGATTCCGATCGGAGTGTTGATGCTGTGGGTCGCGCAGCTTACCGATTCGTGGCCGAACTTCTACCGTCTGCGATGGCTGTTCGCGATTCTGGTTTTCACCACGACGATTGCGTGGATGGTTTTCTACCGGCGCGGTGCGGTGCTGGTGAATGTGCCGATTTTTCACGTCAGCAGGTTGTCGCTGGTATTTGGCGTCGGGCGCGGGATCAAGCTGGCGGAGCTGCTGGCGGCGTCGGTGCTGTTTCTTTCGACCACCAAGATCGAGGAGTTCACCTACGGACTGCAACGGATGCGGGTGCCGTATCGCGTCGGCTTCGCCATCTCGCTCTCATTCCGGTTGGTTCCGTTGTTTATCGACTCGGCCGTGACGATCGTCGATGCGCAGCGGCTGCGCGGCTACGATTTCAACCAGGGCGGACCGATCGAGCGCGTGCGGCGCTACGTGCCGGTGGTGATTCCGGTTTTTATGGGCGCGCTGCGCAAGGCCAATAACATGGCGATGGCTCTGGAAGCGCGCGGCTTCGGATTCAGCCACGAGCCGACGACGTTTATCGAGTACCAGGTGACGCCCGCGGATATCGCGGCGTTCGCGTTTCTGATCGGACTCGGTGCGCTATACTTCATGCTCTACTGGACGGGGCTGGGCGGAATCGGTCCGCTGAAGTAG
- a CDS encoding 1,9-bis(guanidino)-5-aza-nonane synthase has product MSAKSEFLKKPIEHVDITRESVVPIVEAMGQMAYSARDLHRAATIYDRMLRDRDCGIILCLAGSLISAGLKRVFADMIRNHMVDAIVSSGANIVDQDFFEALGFRHWMAEDRFKYGLDDDQLRGLHIDRIYDTLIDEDELRVCDETTRKIADRLDPRPYSSREFVGEMGKYLAETGAKTGASIVLEAYREEVPIFCPAFSDCSAGFGLVAHQAARHGKPKVSLDSAKDFYELTRLKVKNETTGLFMIGGGVPKNFAQDIVVAAEVLGHDVPMHKYAVQITVADVRDGALSGSTLKEASSWGKVDTTYEQMVYCEATIAVPLIVGYAYHKRGWEGRTSRKWSSALDKDPI; this is encoded by the coding sequence ATGAGTGCCAAATCAGAATTTCTGAAAAAACCGATCGAACACGTCGATATCACGCGCGAAAGCGTCGTGCCGATCGTCGAGGCGATGGGGCAGATGGCATACAGCGCCCGCGACCTGCATCGCGCGGCGACGATTTACGATCGGATGCTGCGCGATCGCGACTGCGGCATAATCCTGTGCCTGGCGGGTTCGCTGATCAGCGCCGGACTGAAGCGGGTCTTCGCCGACATGATTCGCAATCACATGGTCGATGCGATCGTGAGCAGCGGCGCCAACATCGTCGATCAGGACTTCTTCGAGGCGCTCGGTTTCAGGCATTGGATGGCCGAGGACCGCTTCAAGTACGGGCTCGACGACGACCAGCTGCGCGGACTGCATATCGATCGCATCTACGACACGCTTATCGACGAAGACGAACTGCGCGTGTGCGACGAGACCACCCGGAAAATCGCCGACCGCCTCGACCCGCGGCCGTATTCGTCGCGCGAATTTGTCGGCGAGATGGGCAAGTACCTGGCCGAGACGGGCGCGAAGACCGGCGCCAGCATCGTGCTCGAGGCGTATCGCGAGGAGGTGCCGATTTTCTGTCCTGCCTTCAGCGACTGCTCGGCGGGCTTCGGGCTGGTGGCGCATCAGGCGGCGCGGCACGGGAAACCCAAGGTCTCGCTCGACAGCGCCAAGGATTTTTACGAGCTGACGCGGCTCAAAGTGAAGAACGAAACGACGGGCCTGTTCATGATCGGCGGCGGCGTGCCGAAAAATTTTGCACAGGATATCGTGGTCGCTGCCGAGGTGCTGGGGCATGACGTGCCGATGCATAAGTACGCGGTTCAGATCACCGTGGCCGACGTGCGCGATGGCGCGCTCTCGGGCAGCACGCTCAAAGAGGCCAGCAGTTGGGGCAAGGTCGATACGACTTACGAGCAGATGGTGTATTGCGAGGCGACGATCGCGGTGCCGCTTATCGTGGGCTACGCGTATCACAAGCGCGGATGGGAAGGGCGCACCTCGCGCAAGTGGAGCTCGGCGCTGGATAAGGACCCGATATAA
- a CDS encoding DoxX family membrane protein produces the protein MRIVVIVARILLGLVFLVFGLNGLLHFMPNPPEPPPAAAFFGALWQTHYMFALISGTQVLGGALLVLGVAVPFALVILAPVLVNIVAFHLFLSPAMLPMALVMAALEAILAWHYRAAFAPLFGPASRP, from the coding sequence ATGAGGATCGTAGTTATCGTCGCTCGTATTCTCTTGGGCCTGGTGTTCCTGGTCTTCGGTTTGAACGGGCTGCTGCATTTCATGCCGAATCCTCCGGAACCGCCGCCTGCGGCTGCGTTCTTCGGCGCGCTTTGGCAGACGCACTACATGTTCGCGCTGATTTCCGGGACCCAGGTTCTAGGAGGAGCGCTGCTTGTGCTGGGCGTGGCGGTGCCGTTTGCGCTGGTGATTCTGGCTCCCGTGCTGGTGAACATCGTCGCGTTCCACTTGTTTCTCTCACCGGCGATGTTGCCGATGGCGCTGGTGATGGCTGCGCTCGAGGCGATCCTGGCATGGCATTATCGCGCGGCGTTCGCGCCGTTGTTCGGCCCCGCCTCCCGTCCCTGA
- a CDS encoding YciI family protein: MLFVIIGHDGPGGAALRPRVRPAHLDNLRPLDRAGKVKIAGPFTDGSGSLIIVDMESEAEAIAFANSDPYTTGGVFERVEVKPFRQVFPE; the protein is encoded by the coding sequence ATGCTGTTCGTGATTATCGGCCATGACGGACCCGGCGGCGCTGCGCTGAGGCCGCGGGTAAGGCCGGCTCATCTCGACAATCTGCGGCCGCTGGATCGGGCCGGCAAGGTGAAGATCGCAGGGCCATTCACCGACGGCAGCGGCAGTCTTATCATCGTGGATATGGAGAGCGAGGCGGAAGCGATCGCCTTTGCCAATAGCGATCCGTACACGACCGGCGGCGTGTTTGAGCGGGTTGAGGTGAAGCCGTTCCGGCAGGTTTTCCCGGAGTAG
- a CDS encoding CoA transferase: MAGALSSLKIVEVGEMVSAPYCSKLLADMGAEVVKIERPGAGDRARTRGPFPGDVAHPEKSGLFLYLNTNKRGVTLDVTQPEGFEILEKLVADADILIHNVTPPEMDRVGLSYERMRRANPKLIMTSIVPFGLTGPYRNYRAEDLTTWCAGGVCVLNGAPQFPQLPPLKTAGQQAGYQGGAHGATATIAAAFAQLRGGTGQHVEVSLQESVASMLEMTFEYWPYMKMLSTRWGQKPLAPVAPMQCKDGYIFLCCIEEHQWRNFVEIMGNPEWAEEEIFKDRLVRAVNWDALKVLLEPWVAQQTVQDLYKKAQARRVPFAPVSTMGDLINSEHLKARGFFAEIAQPVAGTHTYPGAPLKYARTPWAIRRPAPTLGQHNAEVFKTQLGLSPARLDELKRKGVI; this comes from the coding sequence ATGGCGGGAGCGTTATCCAGTTTAAAGATAGTTGAAGTGGGCGAGATGGTATCGGCGCCGTATTGCAGCAAGCTGCTGGCGGACATGGGCGCCGAGGTCGTCAAGATCGAACGGCCCGGCGCCGGTGATCGCGCGCGCACGCGCGGACCGTTTCCCGGCGATGTCGCGCATCCCGAGAAAAGCGGACTGTTCCTCTATCTCAACACCAACAAACGCGGCGTCACGCTCGACGTCACGCAGCCCGAGGGCTTCGAGATCCTGGAGAAGCTGGTGGCGGATGCCGACATCCTGATTCACAACGTCACGCCGCCCGAGATGGATCGGGTCGGGCTCAGCTACGAGCGGATGCGCCGCGCGAATCCGAAGTTGATCATGACGTCGATCGTGCCGTTCGGACTGACGGGTCCGTATCGCAACTATCGCGCCGAGGATTTGACAACCTGGTGCGCGGGCGGCGTGTGCGTGCTCAACGGCGCCCCGCAGTTTCCGCAGTTGCCGCCGCTGAAAACCGCGGGACAGCAGGCGGGATACCAGGGCGGAGCGCATGGCGCGACCGCGACCATCGCGGCGGCGTTCGCGCAGCTTCGCGGCGGCACGGGGCAGCATGTCGAGGTCTCGCTGCAGGAATCGGTCGCCTCGATGCTCGAGATGACGTTCGAATACTGGCCGTATATGAAAATGCTGTCGACGCGGTGGGGGCAAAAGCCGCTGGCGCCGGTCGCGCCGATGCAGTGCAAAGACGGCTACATCTTTCTGTGCTGCATCGAAGAGCATCAGTGGCGCAACTTCGTGGAGATCATGGGCAATCCCGAATGGGCCGAAGAGGAGATTTTCAAGGATCGGCTGGTGCGCGCGGTGAACTGGGACGCGCTCAAAGTGTTGCTTGAACCATGGGTCGCCCAGCAGACCGTGCAGGATTTGTATAAGAAGGCGCAGGCCAGGCGGGTGCCGTTCGCGCCGGTATCGACGATGGGCGATCTGATCAACTCGGAGCATCTCAAGGCGCGCGGATTTTTCGCCGAGATCGCGCAGCCGGTGGCGGGCACGCACACGTATCCGGGCGCGCCACTGAAGTACGCGCGCACGCCGTGGGCAATTCGGCGGCCGGCGCCGACGCTGGGGCAGCATAATGCGGAAGTATTCAAGACACAGCTTGGGCTTTCGCCGGCGCGGCTCGACGAACTCAAGCGCAAAGGTGTGATTTAG
- a CDS encoding CoA transferase, with protein sequence MAKPPLSDIRVCDFTWVWAGPYCTLQLAHLGAEVIRIETKTRPCVTRMLPPWPDGVFDSINKSGYFNQYNQGKKSLSLNFKHPEAREAAWRLIKQSDVVINNFAAGVIDKMGFGYEAVKKVNPNVVMITLSGYGDTGPESHYVSYGPAQVPLSGLSALTGYRGFPPMHAGFSYADPNAGVHGAFAVISALFHRAKTGEGQYIDMSQWECAIDLLAEGLLEYTMNGREPERNGNRDPQMAPHGNFKCLDLPEKILDQIVDQWVSIVCADDAEWARLARAMGKPELASDSRFATLAARKLNEDALEAIVTQWTATRKVADVVTALQAAGVAAGACADAKYLSEDPQLNERGYFVYREHPLVGKRQHCGIPWRMSGTPCEIKTAAPVLGQHTDEVMTGLLDYSAAEVEAMRTKGALD encoded by the coding sequence ATGGCGAAGCCTCCTCTGTCGGATATTCGAGTTTGCGATTTTACCTGGGTGTGGGCGGGACCATACTGCACCCTGCAACTGGCTCATCTTGGCGCCGAAGTGATCAGGATCGAGACCAAGACGCGGCCATGCGTGACGCGGATGCTGCCGCCGTGGCCCGACGGCGTGTTCGACAGCATCAACAAGTCCGGCTACTTCAATCAATACAACCAGGGCAAGAAATCGCTGTCGTTGAATTTCAAGCATCCCGAGGCCAGGGAAGCGGCGTGGCGCCTGATCAAGCAGAGCGACGTGGTGATCAACAACTTCGCGGCGGGCGTTATCGACAAGATGGGTTTCGGCTACGAGGCGGTCAAGAAGGTCAATCCGAATGTAGTTATGATTACTCTGTCGGGCTACGGCGACACGGGACCGGAGAGCCATTACGTGTCGTACGGGCCGGCGCAGGTGCCGTTGTCGGGGCTGTCGGCGCTGACGGGGTATAGGGGATTTCCGCCGATGCACGCCGGCTTCAGCTACGCCGATCCCAACGCGGGAGTGCATGGCGCCTTCGCGGTGATAAGCGCGCTGTTCCATCGCGCGAAAACCGGCGAGGGACAATATATCGACATGAGCCAGTGGGAATGCGCGATCGACCTGCTGGCGGAGGGGCTTCTCGAGTACACGATGAACGGGCGCGAGCCCGAGCGAAATGGCAATCGCGATCCGCAGATGGCGCCGCACGGGAATTTCAAGTGCCTCGATCTGCCGGAGAAAATCCTCGACCAGATCGTCGATCAATGGGTGTCGATCGTATGCGCCGACGACGCCGAATGGGCGCGGCTGGCGCGTGCGATGGGCAAACCCGAGCTGGCCAGCGACTCGCGGTTCGCCACGCTTGCCGCGCGCAAGCTCAACGAAGACGCACTCGAAGCAATAGTCACTCAGTGGACGGCGACGCGCAAAGTCGCGGATGTCGTGACGGCTCTGCAAGCGGCTGGAGTCGCGGCCGGAGCCTGCGCCGATGCCAAGTACCTTTCCGAGGATCCGCAGCTCAATGAGCGCGGCTACTTCGTCTATCGCGAGCACCCCTTGGTCGGCAAACGCCAGCATTGCGGAATCCCGTGGCGGATGAGCGGCACGCCGTGCGAAATCAAGACGGCGGCGCCCGTGCTGGGGCAGCATACCGATGAGGTGATGACGGGATTGCTCGACTACAGCGCGGCGGAAGTCGAAGCGATGCGCACGAAGGGCGCGCTGGACTGA
- a CDS encoding SMP-30/gluconolactonase/LRE family protein, whose product MRTLKVLIDGLAFPEGPRWHSGKLFFSDMHAHQVLAVDMAGKREVVCEAPARPSGLGWLPDGRMLVVSMRDRKLMRLDRDGLKMAADLSMLAPFDCNDMVVDARGRAYVGNFGFDLHAGAQPRGTTLVMVAPDGVARIVAEELMFPNGMVITRDGRTLVAGESFAARLTAFDIGADGSLTNRRVWAELGTSPPDGICLDAENAIWVACPTKSEVIRVRQGGEVAERIKVETDAFACMLGGPGGRTLFVATAPSSDPEKCRATRGGKIEITQVEVPRAGLP is encoded by the coding sequence ATGCGGACGCTGAAAGTTTTAATCGACGGGCTTGCGTTTCCTGAAGGGCCGCGATGGCACAGCGGGAAATTGTTTTTCTCCGACATGCACGCGCATCAGGTGCTCGCGGTCGATATGGCGGGCAAGCGCGAAGTCGTCTGCGAGGCGCCGGCGCGGCCGTCGGGACTTGGATGGTTGCCGGATGGACGGATGCTCGTGGTGTCGATGAGGGATCGCAAGCTGATGCGTCTCGATCGCGACGGGCTGAAGATGGCCGCTGATTTGAGCATGCTGGCGCCATTTGATTGCAACGATATGGTGGTCGATGCGCGAGGGCGCGCCTACGTCGGCAACTTTGGATTCGATCTGCACGCGGGCGCGCAGCCGCGCGGGACCACGCTGGTGATGGTCGCTCCGGACGGCGTCGCGCGTATCGTGGCCGAGGAATTGATGTTCCCGAACGGGATGGTGATCACGCGGGACGGAAGGACGCTCGTCGCCGGCGAGTCATTCGCCGCCCGCTTGACGGCGTTCGATATCGGCGCGGACGGATCGCTGACGAATCGGCGCGTGTGGGCCGAGTTGGGAACCAGTCCGCCCGATGGAATTTGCCTGGACGCGGAGAATGCAATCTGGGTGGCGTGTCCGACGAAGTCGGAAGTCATTCGGGTGCGGCAGGGCGGCGAGGTCGCCGAGCGGATCAAGGTGGAGACGGACGCGTTCGCATGCATGCTCGGCGGCCCAGGCGGGCGGACGCTGTTTGTGGCGACGGCGCCGAGTTCCGATCCGGAGAAATGCCGCGCGACGCGGGGCGGAAAAATCGAAATCACGCAAGTGGAAGTGCCGCGAGCCGGCTTGCCGTGA
- a CDS encoding aminopeptidase P N-terminal domain-containing protein: MALSGNHDNFRARRKRMLEAIAPGATAIMPSMPVAVRSGDVEFVYRQDSDFYYLTGFAEPESVAVLSPGHPDGEFVMFVRPRDKERETWTGRRAGVEGAIVEYGADKAYVIDELEKILPRYLEKTERVHYPLGLNEKMDERVLKLIRWAHTMRPRTGVGPSSIIDPRDIIHEARVKKEPAELEAMRRAMAISADAHKRAMMKARGGTGEWQIEAEIDYAFRSNGATGPSYPSIVASGPNAATLHYINNDREMRTGELLLIDAGAEYDFYAADITRTSPIGARFTGLQRSLYEIVLDAQLKAIDAIKPGAHFDHPHEVALRVLVDGMRQLGILHGSAEEIIEKGAYQRYYMHRTGHWLGMDVHDVGLYRVNGASRVLEPGMVLTVEPGLYICQDDEDVPESFRGIGIRIEDDVLVTPDGREVMTAATPKSIADIEALTTAQ; encoded by the coding sequence ATGGCGCTTAGCGGGAACCACGACAATTTTCGCGCGCGGCGCAAGCGGATGCTGGAGGCGATCGCGCCGGGCGCAACCGCGATCATGCCGAGCATGCCGGTGGCGGTGCGATCGGGCGATGTCGAGTTCGTTTATCGGCAAGACAGCGACTTCTACTACCTGACAGGATTCGCGGAGCCGGAATCAGTGGCGGTGCTTTCGCCGGGGCATCCGGACGGCGAGTTCGTGATGTTCGTGCGCCCGCGCGACAAGGAGCGCGAGACGTGGACAGGCAGGCGCGCGGGAGTCGAGGGCGCGATCGTCGAGTACGGGGCGGACAAGGCCTACGTCATCGACGAACTTGAAAAGATTCTGCCGCGCTACCTCGAAAAGACTGAACGCGTGCATTACCCGCTCGGACTGAACGAGAAGATGGATGAGCGGGTGCTGAAACTGATTCGATGGGCGCACACGATGCGGCCGCGAACCGGAGTGGGGCCGTCGTCGATAATCGATCCGCGCGACATTATTCACGAGGCGCGGGTAAAGAAGGAGCCGGCGGAGCTCGAGGCGATGCGGCGCGCGATGGCGATTTCGGCCGACGCGCACAAGCGCGCGATGATGAAGGCGCGCGGCGGAACGGGCGAGTGGCAGATAGAGGCGGAGATCGATTACGCGTTTCGCTCCAATGGGGCGACGGGTCCGAGCTATCCGTCGATCGTCGCGTCGGGACCCAACGCGGCGACGCTGCACTACATCAACAACGATCGCGAGATGCGCACCGGCGAGCTGCTGCTGATCGACGCGGGTGCGGAGTACGACTTTTATGCCGCGGATATCACGCGCACGTCGCCGATCGGGGCGCGCTTCACGGGCTTGCAGCGCAGCCTGTACGAAATCGTGCTCGACGCGCAGCTCAAGGCGATCGACGCAATCAAACCGGGCGCCCATTTCGACCATCCGCACGAAGTTGCTCTGCGCGTGCTGGTTGATGGCATGCGTCAGCTCGGAATCCTGCATGGATCGGCCGAAGAGATAATCGAGAAGGGCGCCTATCAGCGCTATTACATGCATCGCACGGGTCACTGGCTCGGCATGGACGTGCATGACGTGGGGCTGTACCGGGTGAACGGCGCGTCGCGAGTGCTCGAACCCGGGATGGTGCTTACGGTCGAGCCGGGGTTGTACATCTGTCAGGACGACGAGGACGTTCCGGAAAGTTTCCGCGGAATAGGGATTCGAATCGAGGACGACGTGCTGGTGACGCCAGACGGCCGCGAAGTGATGACCGCGGCGACGCCGAAGTCGATTGCGGACATCGAAGCGCTCACCACGGCGCAATAG
- a CDS encoding carbonic anhydrase translates to MTLAWLLGSNRKLAKSKMEILVQMKIPDESEPKGRLMTTTSPYSISRRGLLRLGALSVLTTAVSPMIRRDEVLAADEVCNPEAPRTPATALTALIDGNARWALGDQEHPGEDTDRRVCLANHHQTPFASILSCSDSRVPPELIFDQGLGDLFVARVAGNTASGRLIDSLLYGTNNLETPVLFVLGHSVCGAVTTAVNSFPKNHSLQFVNLIFPAVKQARAIVKKNGGNPNDPALVIPLATNQNVLITVDRLRRQFRSQVNAGTLLVAGGVYDLGTQLVTVLTYTVGATAGLTQ, encoded by the coding sequence TTGACGCTGGCGTGGCTATTGGGTAGCAATCGTAAACTTGCAAAGTCAAAAATGGAAATTCTGGTTCAAATGAAAATCCCGGACGAAAGCGAACCTAAAGGACGATTGATGACAACCACGAGCCCTTATTCGATTAGCAGGCGGGGGCTGTTACGGCTCGGCGCACTAAGCGTCCTGACGACCGCAGTCTCGCCAATGATCCGGCGCGACGAGGTGCTGGCGGCTGACGAAGTCTGCAACCCTGAGGCCCCCAGGACTCCTGCCACAGCGCTGACAGCTTTGATCGATGGCAACGCGCGGTGGGCGTTGGGAGACCAGGAGCACCCGGGCGAAGATACGGACCGTCGCGTGTGTCTTGCGAATCACCACCAGACTCCGTTCGCATCGATCCTTTCCTGCTCGGACTCACGAGTTCCGCCTGAGCTGATCTTTGATCAGGGTCTGGGCGATTTGTTTGTGGCGCGCGTGGCAGGCAATACGGCGAGCGGTAGATTGATCGACAGCCTGCTTTACGGCACGAACAATCTGGAGACTCCGGTTTTGTTCGTGCTTGGCCACTCTGTCTGTGGTGCGGTGACAACCGCGGTTAATAGCTTTCCGAAGAATCATAGCCTGCAATTTGTGAATCTGATCTTTCCGGCGGTCAAACAGGCCAGAGCTATCGTCAAGAAGAATGGCGGCAACCCGAACGATCCAGCGCTAGTGATCCCGCTCGCCACCAACCAGAATGTGCTCATCACTGTCGACCGGCTGCGAAGGCAGTTCAGAAGTCAAGTCAATGCGGGCACACTCCTGGTCGCCGGAGGAGTTTATGACCTCGGCACCCAGCTGGTTACGGTTCTGACCTATACGGTCGGCGCGACCGCGGGTCTGACTCAGTAG
- a CDS encoding FAS1-like dehydratase domain-containing protein: MTNEIFDRNEVYVGRDFGAVTADITPDLVATYIAGTGDDNPWYRGPSPLGGPIAPALILHSAVYQTLQWYLPNIYGNLHARQEWEVFAPVMVGERLTTRSVIIDRYLKRDREYVVNEVLVSNASGQIVSRSRTHQSFLLPEQAKQGFVVDRAREKDSSRSFKIGERGGDPIGAPMRTITDDMCMAFSGPARNYHNDKQKAVELGFPEIVVQGMLSVCLVAEMMTRRFGLGFLYGGKMDLRLVNVLWGNDVTGPKGLIVERRPEGIRSRAEVEAWCDKADGTKTVVGSASAIEL, translated from the coding sequence ATGACCAACGAAATTTTCGACCGCAACGAGGTGTACGTGGGCCGTGACTTCGGCGCCGTGACCGCCGACATCACCCCCGATCTGGTCGCGACCTACATCGCCGGCACCGGCGACGACAATCCATGGTACCGCGGCCCCTCTCCGCTCGGCGGCCCCATCGCGCCTGCGCTGATTCTCCACAGCGCGGTTTACCAAACGCTCCAATGGTATCTGCCGAACATTTACGGCAATCTGCACGCGCGCCAGGAATGGGAGGTGTTCGCGCCCGTGATGGTCGGCGAGCGGCTCACGACTCGCTCCGTCATCATCGACCGCTATCTCAAGCGCGACCGCGAATACGTGGTCAACGAAGTGCTCGTCAGCAACGCGTCGGGACAAATCGTATCGCGCAGCCGCACCCATCAGAGCTTCCTGCTCCCCGAACAGGCCAAACAGGGTTTCGTCGTCGATCGCGCGCGCGAAAAAGATTCGTCACGTTCATTCAAAATCGGCGAGCGCGGCGGCGATCCGATCGGCGCTCCGATGCGCACGATCACCGACGACATGTGCATGGCCTTCTCGGGACCGGCGCGCAACTATCACAACGACAAGCAAAAGGCCGTCGAGCTGGGATTCCCGGAAATTGTCGTGCAGGGGATGCTCTCGGTCTGCCTGGTGGCCGAAATGATGACGCGGCGTTTCGGCCTTGGCTTCCTGTACGGCGGCAAGATGGATCTGCGGCTGGTCAACGTGCTGTGGGGCAATGACGTCACCGGGCCGAAAGGATTGATCGTTGAACGGCGGCCCGAGGGGATACGCTCACGCGCCGAAGTGGAAGCCTGGTGCGACAAGGCCGATGGAACCAAGACCGTAGTCGGCAGCGCCAGCGCGATCGAACTGTAA